The nucleotide sequence GTGAGATAAGACTTTCCGCAACCGCAATCTATGATGTTTATTGTTTCATTAGCAGGGAGCTTATCCAGAATACCCTCCAGCAATTCCACATAATGATCTATTTGATTATACTTTCTTATTTTATCGTTCTTAATTTTACCTTCCTTGCTCATTATGCCGATTTCCTTTAACAGGGCATCGGCCTTACCCGGTTTTATGTAATAGTCCCTGTTTAAAAGTGTAGAGGTTTCGCTTATATGAGTGTCAGCTTTCCTGGGCTCATCCAGATCCTCATCCTTAACCTCCGTTGTGGTCATCTTAACATTTTTATTATCACCGGAAATAAGAAGGTCCGTACCCCTCTCTCTGTAAAGTATTGATATGGAATCATATTGCTCACAATTTTCAGCTAGCTTATTACAGAGTGAGTTCATATCAATGAGCTCAGTTTTGCCGCCAAAGTTGAAACGTATTTTACCACCATCGAAGTGACCGGCACCCTTAAATTCCTTTAAGCCGGCTGTGTAAGTCACATATATGCCCTTGAAAATCGCACTGTTTTCACTAAATCTGCTATCCAAACCCATGAGGAAAAGCTTAATTTTATTTATGCTTTGTTTATTCATATAAACACGTACCTTTCTGAAAAATATATTTCTATATAATCATAATTAGCAATTTTTATCAATATATACGTTTTTGCTTGAATATAATTCTCAATAGTTATATCATTTTATTTAGATTATTTTAATTGAGTCTTAACTGCATGGGAGAGAAGCAATATGGTACAAAAGCTAGTAACCGTTGAAAACGTAACTGGAAGAGAAGGGGAATATATAATAAAGGATCATAATGGAATCACCGCCGGAAGATTCTTTTTAATAGATTATCAGGCAAAGAACAGAAGCTGTATTTTCAGGGTTAATTACTACGATGCAGGCAATTACGATGTTCTGAGAGAGGCCCTTCAAATCCTTTTAAGAAAAATATTTTCATCTACCAATGCTTTTAAAGTAAATATACTCATAAGTGAAGAAGCTAATATAAGACCCTTCACGGATTTAGGGTTTATGCTTGAGGGGGTCCTGGAGGAGAGCATTATTTCAAATGGTTATTATAAGAATGAGCTGCTATTTGGAATTAATGCGGAGGAGTTTGAGAACAACCAAAGGACAAATGTATTAAGGCTCAAGGGAAACAATATCGAACTGAAGATTCTCACTCCTGAAGATGCAGAAGATATGACAGATTACTATATAAGAAACAAAACCTATCTCCAAGATTTTGAACCTGCCAGAGAGGAAACCTTCTATACTACGGAGGTTCAAAAAAGAATATTAATGGAGAGCTATAAGCAGTATTTAAACGGCATAGCTTTAAGTTTTGGAATTTATAAGGACAATAAACTCATTGGTAAGATTCAATTGAGCAACATTGTAATGGGCATATTTAGAAACGGTATTGTGGGCTATTCTATAGATAAGGACTTTCAAGGAAAAGGCTATATGAAAGAAGCCTTGAAGCTGGTTTTAGGATATGCTTTTAATGAAATGGACTTACACAGAATAGAGGCATCTACACTGGTAGATAATATAAAATCTCAAAGAGTACTGCTGTCTTGTGGCTTTAAGGAAGTGGGCATAAATAAAGAGTATTTATTTATTAACGGAGCATGGAGAGATCATAAGACTTTTTATATAATTAATAATTAGTAATGAGTATTTAGTAATTGTGGAGGATTTTTCTCAGCTGTGCTACGAAAAATCTTCAATTTTATATTTTAATTTAGTCAATTGGCGCTAACGCTTAGGCAAAATAATTTATAGAAATTCAGTTCCGCTTAATTTCATCCTAAATTACTCATTGCTAATTACTCATTACTCATTACTCATTACTCATTACTCATTGATTACCATACACTTACTTTATATGAGACAATGGTTCAGTGGCATAATTTACCTATAAGTTTTCTATTGACTCTGTTACGACTTCATGTTATTATAATCAAGTCGCTTCGGTAAAGCATTAAATGAAACGACAAAAAATAAAAGAAGTATGTTGACACGATAAACAAAACGTGTTAATATATAAAAGCTGTCAGACGACAGCGAAATAATAACAAGTTGGTCTTTGAAAATTGAACAGAGATAAAGATAATTCTTTTACAAGAATAAATCATGGTCAGCGATTTCTTTGACAGACGAAAGTCTGAAAAACAAATTTAGCGATAAGCTAGAGTTCAAACTTTTAAATTGAGAGTTTGATCCTGGCTCAGGACGAACGCTGGCGGCGTGCCTAACACATGCAAGTCGAGCGGGGGACTTCGGTCCCCAGCGGCGGACGGGTGAGTAACACGTGGGTAACCTGCCTCATAGAGGGGGATAGCCTCCCGAAAGGGAGATTAATACCGCATAATAAGCAGCCATCGCATGATGGCAACTTTAAAGGAGCAATCCGCTATGAGATGGGCCCGCGGCGCATTAGCTAGTTGGTGAGGTAACGGCTCACCAAGGCCACGATGCGTAGCCGACCTGAGAGGGTGATCGGCCACATTGGAACTGAGACACGGTCCAGACTCCTACGGGAGGCAGCAGTGGGGAATATTGCACAATGGGCGAAAGCCTGATGCAGCAACGCCGCGTGGAGGATGAAGGCCTTCGGGTTGTAAACTCTTGTCTTCTGGGACGATAATGACGGTACCAGAGGAGGAAGCCACGGCTAACTACGTGCCAGCAGCCGCGGTAATACGTAGGTGGCGAGCGTTGTCCGGATTTACTGGGCGTAAAGGATGCGTAGGCGGATATTTAAGTGAGATGTGAAATACCCGGGCTTAACTTGGGTGCTGCATTTCAAACTGGATATCTAGAGTGCGGGAGAGGAAAGTGGAATTCCTAGTGTAGCGGTGAAATGCGTAGAGATTAGGAAGAACACCAGTGGCGAAGGCGACTTTCTGGACCGTAACTGACGCTGAGGCATGAAAGCGTGGGGAGCAAACAGGATTAGATACCCTGGTAGTCCACGCCGTAAACGATGAATACTAGGTGTAGGAGGGTCCAACCTTCTGTGCCGCCGTTAACACATTAAGTATTCCGCCTGGGGAGTACGGTCGCAAGATTAAAACTCAAAGGAATTGACGGGGGCCCGCACAAGCAGCGGAGCATGTGGTTTAATTCGAAGCAACGCGAAGAACCTTACCTAGACTTGACATCTCCTGAATTACCGGTAATGCGGGAAGCCCTTCGGGGCAGGAAGACAGGTGGTGCATGGTTGTCGTCAGCTCGTGTCGTGAGATGTTGGGTTAAGTCCCGCAACGAGCGCAACCCTTATTGTTAGTTGCTACCATTAAGTTGAGCACTCTAGCAAGACTGCCGGGGTTAACTCGGAGGAAGGTGGGGATGACGTCAAATCATCATGCCCCTTATGTCTAGGGCTACACACGTGCTACAATGGCGAGTACAACGAGAGGCAAAGCCGCGAGGCGGAGCAAAACTATAAAACTCGTCCCAGTTCGGATTGCAGGCTGAAACTCGCCTGCATGAAGCCGGAGTTGCTAGTAATCGCGAATCAGCATGTCGCGGTGAATACGTTCCCGGGCCTTGTACACACCGCCCGTCACACCATGAGAGTTGGCAATACCCGAAGTCCGTAGTCTAACCGCAAGGAGGACGCGGCCGAAGGTAGGGTCAGCGATTGGGGTGAAGTCGTAACAAGGTAGCCGTAGGAGAACCTGCGGCTGGATCACCTCCTTTCTATGGAGAACCTGCTCTAAAGATATCCAAGAGATACTTAGAGCGCAGGTCTGACCAATCTCTGTTCAATTTTGAAAGACTAACGTCTTTCAAGTGGAAGAAATTACAGGTTGACGCCAACGCGTCAGCGGTGTAAAATAGTATTCCGTTGTTCTTTGAAAATTGCACATAAGAAATTAAGCAGATATCCAACTACAGCTAATAATTTAAACATGCCTGAAAACCCGTTGAAGATTCGGGATTTTCAAACAAGTTTAAATTAAGTTTCCGTAGGATATCTGGAGTAAAGCTAAGAATAATATCAATTATTGTTCTTTATAACAAAGTTGTTTAGCTGAATGGACTCGCCATTCACTGACAACGAGTCTCAGGAGAAGCAAGCAATGCTAGGCGCCTAGGAGTGAGGACCGGAGTTGGCTGGATAGGCCAATGAGGACCGGAGCGACGACGGCAACAACGCAGTGCGCCGCTTATCGTGAGACGAGTAAGGTCAAGTTATAAAGGGCGCATGGTGAATGCCTTGGCATCAGGAGCCGAAGAAGGACGTGATAAGCTGCGATAAGCTTCGGGTAGGCGCAAATAGCCTGTGATCCGGAGATCTCCGAATGAGGAAACTCACATGGGTAACCCCATGTATCCTTAAGTGAATCCATAGCTTAAGGAAGGTAAACCCAGGGAACTGAAACATCTAAGTACCTGGAGGAAGAGAAAGAAAAATCGATTCCGTCAGTAGCGGCGAGCGAAAGCGGAAGAGCCCAAACCAGAAACTTGTTTCTGGGGTTGCGGACAGATCATAACTCACTGAGATGGTTAACTGAATATTTCTGGAAAGTTAAGCCGCAGAGTGTAACAGCCACGTAAGTGAAAGCTGTCAAAGTGAAGATCTGATCCAGAGTACCACGAGACACGTGAAACCTTGTGGGAAGCAGGGAGGACCACCTCCCAAGGCTAAATACTACCTGATGACCGATAGCGAAGAAGTACCGTGAGGGAAAGGTGAAAAGAACCCCGGGAGGGGAGTGAAATAGAACCTGAAACCGTGTGCCTACAACCGGTCAGAGCACTATATTCTGGGCGGGACTCACCTTTAGGTGTGTCCCCCGTCCTTAATCTGTGTGATGACGTGCTTTTTGTAGAACGATCCAGCGAGTTACGGCATGTAGCAAGGTTAAGTACTTAAGGTACGGAGCCGAAGGGAAACCGAGTCTGAACAGGGCGGATAGTTGCATGCTGTAGACCCGAAACCGGGTGACCTATCCATGGACAGGGTGAAGCGGAAGTAAAATTCCGTGGAGGCCCGAACCACGTTGGTGTTGAAAAACCATGGGATGAGCTGTGGATAGCGGAGAAATTCCAATCGAACTCGGAGATAGCTGGTTCTCCTCGAAATAGCTTTAGGGCTAGCGTCGGATAATTGAGTAATGGAGGTAGAGCACTGAATGGGCTAGGGGGCATTGCGCTTACTGAACCCTATCAAACTCCGAATGCCATATACTTGTATACCGGCAGTCAGACTGCGAGTGATAAGATCCGTAGTCAAAAGGGAAAAAGCCCAGACCGTCAGCTAAGGTCCCTAAGTGTAAGTTAAGTGGAAAAGGATGTGGGATTTCTAAGACAACTAGGATGTTGGCTTAGAAGCAGCCACTCATTTAAAGAGTGCGTAATAGCTCACTAGTCGAGAGATCCTGCGCCGAAGATGTCCGGGGCTCAAACTTACCACCGAAGCTACGGGTTGACGCTTGCGCGTCAGCGGTAGAGGAGCATCCTGTACGGGCTGAAGTCATACCGAAAGGAGTGGTGGACTGTACAGGAGAGAGAATGCTGGAATAAGTAGCGAGAAAAGAGTGAGAATCTCTTTGGTCGAAAACCTAAGGTTTCCTGGGGAAGGCTCGTCCTCCCAGGGTTAGTCGGGACCTAAGCCGAGGCCGAGAGGCGTAGGCGATGGACAATCGGTTGATATTCCGATACCACTATGACGCGTTATTACCGATGGGGTGACGCAGGAGGATAGGATGTGCCCACTATTGGATGTGGGTCTAAGCATCTAGGCAGAACAGATAGGCAAATCCGTCTGTTCAATGCTGAGGTGTGATGGGGAGCGAAATTTAGTAGCGAAGTATCTGATTCCACGCTGCCAAGAAAAGCCTCTAGGGAGTGAAGTAGTGCCCGTACCGCAAACCGACACAGGTAGGTGAGGAGAGAATCCTAAGACCAGCGGAAGAATTGCAGTTAAGGAACTCGGCAAATTGACCCCGTAACTTCGGGAGAAGGGGTGCCTACGCGAGTAGGCCGCAGAGAATAGGCCCAAGCAACTGTTTAGCAAAAACACAGGTCTCTGCTAAAGCGTAAGCTGATGTATAGGGGCTGACGCCTGCCCGGTGCTGGAAGGTTAAGGGGATTGCTTAGCGCAAGCGAAGGCATGAACTTAAGCCCCAGTAAACGGCGGCCGTAACTATAACGGTCCTAAGGTAGCGAAATTCCTTGTCGGGTAAGTTCCGACCCGCACGAATGGCGTAATGATTTGGGCACTGTCTCAACTGCAAATCCGGCGAAATTGTAGTGCAAGTGAAGATGCTTGCTACCCGCGATTGGACGGAAAGACCCCGTAGAGCTTTACTGTAGCTTAGCATTGAGTTTCGGTATTATCTGTACAGGATAGGTGGGAGACTTGGAAGCAAGGGCGTCAGCCTTTGTGGAGTCAACCTTGGGATACCACCCTGATGATACTGAGATTCTAACCGGACACCATGAAGCTGGTGACGGGACATTGTTAGGTGGGCAGTTTGACTGGGGCGGTCGCCTCCTAAAAAGTAACGGAGGCGCTCAAAGGTTCCCTCAGAACGGTTGGAAATCGTTCGTAGAGTGTAAAGGCAGAAGGGAGCCTGACTGCGACACCCACAAGTGGAGCAGGGACGAAAGTCGGACTTAGTGATCCGGTGGTACCTCGTGGGAGGGCCATCGCTCAACGGATAAAAGCTACCTCGGGGATAACAGGCTGATCTCCCCCAAGAGTCCACATCGACGGGGAGGTTTGGCACCTCGATGTCGGCTCGTCGCATCCTGGGGCTGAAGTAGGTCCCAAGGGTTGGGCTGTTCGCCCATTAAAGCGGCACGCGAGCTGGGTTCAGAACGTCGTGAGACAGTTCGGTCCCTATCCGTCGCGGGCGTAGGAAATTTGAGAGGAGCTGTCCTTAGTACGAGAGGACCGGGATGGACTGACCTCTGGTGTACCAGTTGTTCTGCCAGGAGCACCGCTGGGTAGCTATGTCGGGACGGGATAAACGCTGAAAGCATCTAAGCGTGAAGCCCACCTCAAGATAAGATTTCCCATGACGTAAGTCAGTAAGACCCCTTGAAGAACACAAGGTTGATAGGCTAGAGGTGTAAGCACAGTAATGTGTGCAGCTGACTAGTACTAATAGGTCGAGGACTTGACCTAAAACACATTCTTATGTGCAATTTTCAGAGAACAAACTTCTCTGATATCTGGTGATGATAGCGTGAGGGTTACACCCGTTCCCATTCCGAACACGATGGTTAAGACTCACAGCGCCGATGGTACTGCTCGGGAGACTGAGTGGAAGAGTAGGACGTTGCCAGGTTACGAAAAGCATCAAGCGTAGGCTTGATGCTTTTTTGCTCTA is from Clostridium thermarum and encodes:
- a CDS encoding GNAT family N-acetyltransferase; translated protein: MVQKLVTVENVTGREGEYIIKDHNGITAGRFFLIDYQAKNRSCIFRVNYYDAGNYDVLREALQILLRKIFSSTNAFKVNILISEEANIRPFTDLGFMLEGVLEESIISNGYYKNELLFGINAEEFENNQRTNVLRLKGNNIELKILTPEDAEDMTDYYIRNKTYLQDFEPAREETFYTTEVQKRILMESYKQYLNGIALSFGIYKDNKLIGKIQLSNIVMGIFRNGIVGYSIDKDFQGKGYMKEALKLVLGYAFNEMDLHRIEASTLVDNIKSQRVLLSCGFKEVGINKEYLFINGAWRDHKTFYIINN
- a CDS encoding class I SAM-dependent methyltransferase — protein: MNKQSINKIKLFLMGLDSRFSENSAIFKGIYVTYTAGLKEFKGAGHFDGGKIRFNFGGKTELIDMNSLCNKLAENCEQYDSISILYRERGTDLLISGDNKNVKMTTTEVKDEDLDEPRKADTHISETSTLLNRDYYIKPGKADALLKEIGIMSKEGKIKNDKIRKYNQIDHYVELLEGILDKLPANETINIIDCGCGKSYLTFVLNYYLTEIKKKKCHFIGLDYSSGVIAASKKMAENLGYRNMEFHAMDIKDFITNKKIHVVISLHACNTATDMALAFGVRINSDVIIAVPCCQRELLTQYSYEPFKGILKHGILKARMADVLTDGMRALMLEAKGYDVSVVEYISPLETPKNLMIRAIKTGKENQAAMDEYVSLMSQLNVYPSLYQYLNEIKEIQP